The window CGTAATGGGGGTCTCCTGTTAATCATCTCCTCAACTCTAAATGGGCCCTATGACGTAATCCTTGCATAAACCGGCTGGCTACAGGTATACTGGAAACGAAGCCGACCCCCTATCAGTGTAAACTGAATGGCGTCTATGGCTTATTACCGCAGTAGTTGGCTGCCCGAGAGGTGATTAACAGTGATTTTCGGCCGGAAGCGAAAAGGAAGCAGCACGCTAAAAGACAACCTCGCGGAGTGGCGGGAAATAAGGGAAGGTAAGAGGATTGCTGTCGATCCGGACGAAGGGCAGGAAAAAGATGGCCAGTGCTTCGTTGTAACAGCAGTCTACGGAACTCCACTGGCCCAAGAAGTAAACACCATGCGCTCCTTCAGGGATGAGTTCCTGTTGCGTTACAAGGCGGGCAGGCTGTTTGTCAGCACCTATTACAGGGTAAGCCCTCCCGCAGCCCGATTCATATCCAGCCGCAGACACATGAGAAGCTTCCTGAGAACAGTGCTTCTGGCACCCATGGTGAGCATGGTAAAAATGACCAGCAGCCGATGGTCACGCTAGCCGGGGAAAAGACTAATCTTCAACTACCCAGTATCTCATCCACCAGCCGGCTGACATAACCGGCGATTGCTGGTGATGAGGTTAGTCCCGGTGATTCTATACCAACCAGATTAACGAAACCGGGTAGCCCTCTTTTGTACTCATGTTCTATTACGAAGTCACGCTGGCCCTCTCCTTTATCCTGAAGCATCGCCAGTATGCCTGATGTCTCGGGGGCTAAATCAGACGGCTCGATAAACGGCAGGGCTTTCATCATGCTTGACTCCAGAAAGGCGTACTTCCTGGAGTCATCAACCTTATAGCCTATCTCGTCAACGTAGTAGAAATGAGGGCCGAGACGTAGTCTCCAATCAACGTCGAAGCAAACATGCACCCCGACACTGATATCCGTAGGCACAGGGTATATCAACCTGTTAAGCAGCTTATTCTTAACGCCGCTTACACTGTAATACTCCCCTTTACACCAGTGCAGGTGATATCCCGCCTCTTCCAAATCTATCCCCGCCATCTCAGCCACTTTGTCGCTATACAGTCCGGCACAATTTATGATTACCCTGCTTATGAAGGAAAAATCACCTGACGCATCATTGACACTGATTTGATAGCCATCGGGCTGTTTTTCTATGCCGTTGACCTCGGTCTTATACACTACCTGCACGCCGTTTTCCCTGGCCCTGGCGAAAAAGTAGTTCATCAGGGCATAAGAGTCTACGATACCTGTAGTCGGTGAGAGGAATGCGGCCATTCCTTTCAAATTCGGCTCGAGCTGTCTCATTTCCTTACCGGAAAGCATTTGCAGCGGGACACCGTTATCCCGGCCTCTTAGATATAGCTTTTCTAATTCACGGGATTCCATCTCGTTAGTGGCGACGATTATTTTGCCACATTTCCGGCAGGCTATCCCGTTCTTTTCACAGAGTTCGTATAAAAGGCTGTTGCCTTCCAGACACAGCTTCGCTTTCAAGGAACCTCTGTCATAGTAGATACCGGCATGAACGACCTCGCTGTTACGGGAGCTCTGTTCCTGTCCGAACTTTTCATTTTTCTCCAGCAGATAGACCTCTCTACGACCCTTTGCTACCATTGAAGCTACGGCCAGCCCGACTACGCCAGCCCCAATGATAGTAACATCAACTCGATGCGCCATATGACAACTCCTCAAATTAATATGAAATAACCCGCAAATTCGCGCCTAAGCAGGTCGACCAGTGTCTTTTCCATGTAGCACTGGCGTTTTGCCGGACGTGTCACAATTATAACACATCGGCGTACTGCTTGAGCTTGAAAGACTGCCCCGGCACCCCATTTCAGCAACTATCAAGCGTTACTGATAGATTGTCCTTTATGATTCCGTGCATTCCGTTGTACAATACCTTAATACAATACCTCATGGTTATATCTTTACGACGACCCGTATTACGTAGGAGATGCTGACCAATGACCGCCGTCAGAATGATCGTCTGCTGTAAGCAGGTACCCGACCCCGAAGCACCGCCGGAGAGCTTCAGGATTAACCCCGAACTTAACAGAATAGTGCTACCGCCGGGCGTATCGGCAGTAATTGACCCTTATGCTGAACGTGCTTTGGAAGCGGCGCTCAGAGTTAAGGATGATCAGGGAGGCACAATCACCGTACTGAGCCTGGGTACCAACCTCTTACCGGATGTGGTAATAAAACCCCTGTCCATGGGGGCTGATGAGCTAATCCTGCTCGATGACGAAGCCTTCGCCGGGGGTGATAGCTGGTCAACAGCCTATGCACTATCGATGGCCATCAAAAAAGTAGGCGACTATGACCTTATCTTCTGCGGCCGGCAGGCTTCGGATTGGGACGCCGGGCAGGTGGGCCCGGGCATCGCTGAGATGCTGGGGCTGCCCCTCGTAACCATCGCCAGAAAGATAACGGTCGGCAACGGGAAGGCAACGGTTGAGAAGGTCACCGATGATGGATATGAAGTGGTTGAGGTATCCCTGCCCGCCCTGGTCACGGTAAGCAATGAAGTCGGTGAGCCCCGGTACCCTACCATAAAGGGAATAATGGGGGCCAGGAAGAAAGAGCCGGTTATCTGGAAACCAGACGACATCGGGGCCGAATCTTCCTGGATAGGTGCCGCGGGTTGCCGCACGAAGCTGCTGAAGCTATTCCAGCCGGTTCACGAAGGGAAATGTGAAATCATCGAAGGTGACAGCCCCGGGGAAGCGATAGCTAACCTGGTTGCAAAACTGAAGGAAGCCAGAATAGTATGAATGCAAAGGAATTGGGACCCGCTTTGAGCGTCCTGCACCGTAGTTAAAGGGCAGGTCCCGATGAGCAAATACGAAGAGAGGGTAGTTAGCATTGGCTGAATATAAAGGGGTGATGATCTTCGGCGAAGTCAGAGAGGGGAAACTGGCGGCAGTAACTACGGAACTGCTGGGCTGCGGCCGGAACCTGGCTGATGCGCTGGGTCAGGAATTATATTGCCTGCTGGTAGGCAATGATATCACCAGCCTGGCCGGGGAAGCAATTGCCTATGGCGCAGACAGGGTATACGTAGTCGATACCCCACCAATGAAGGACTACGACACAGATTTATATCTATCAGTCTCGGAAAAGGTAGCGAGGCAGGTAATGCCCTGCATTGTACTTTTCGGACAGACCGCTATCGGCCGTGACCTGGGGCCCTGCCTGGCCTTCCGGCTGGGTACGGCAATCTCCACGGACTGCGTCGAGCTGGCTATCGAACCTGGCTCAAAACTGTTGCTACAAACCAAGCCTGTTTACGGTGACAATGCCCGGGCTACCTTTACCTGTGAGTCCTATCCCCAGATGGCTACGGTTAGAGCCAGGGTAATGTCCTCTCCGGAGCGAGACGGTTCCAGAGAGGGGCAGATTATTAATGTTGAGGCTTCCTTAGACGCTCCGTCCGTAAGAACTAAGGTAATCAAGAGGGTGGTCGAAGAATCGACAGGGATAAAGCTTGAGGATGCTAACGTGGTAGTCTGCGGAGGCAGAGGCATCGGCAGCGCTGAAGGTTTTAAGAAGCTGGAGAAACTGGCTGAGATATTGAAGGGTGCCGTGGGTGCCAGTAGACCGCCATGCGACAACGGCTGGGTGTCGAATAGCCTGCTAGTCGGCCTGACGGGTAAGATCATCGCCCCCGACCTTTATATCGCTGTTGCCCTCTCCGGCTCCAGTCAGCATATGACCGGTTGCTCTGGAGCTAGGAATATCGTGGCGATAAACAAAGACCCCGAAGCTAACATATTCAAGGAAGCGACGCTGGGGATAATCGGGGACTGGGAGGAGTTGCTGCCCGTTTTTACCAACAAGATTGAGGAACTAATGGCAGGACGGAAAAAGGACAGGTAGACATCGGAATGGAGACGAGCGCACATCTGGTAACTCCGCTCAAAGAAGTGGCGGACATCATAAATGAGGAAGGCGGCGAAATCCTCAATCTATGCTACCAGTGCGGTACCTGCACGGCAGTGTGCCCGTGGAATAGGGTGAGGGATTTTATCGTCCGCCGTATAATACGCCGGGGCCAGCTGGGCCTGATTGATTTCGAAGGTGAGGATATATGGCTGTGTGCTACCTGCAACAGCTGCGTGAAGCGATGCCCCCGCGGTGTGGAAATAGTAGACGTTATGCGGGCCCTGCGCCGGGTCGTTACCGAGATGGGTATTGCCCGGGTCCCCGATTCACTACGACTCACCATCAAGAATATCTCCGCAACGGGCAATCCGTTAGGCGAAGCTCCGGATAAGCGGGCCGATTGGGCCAAAGACCTTGACGTGAAGCCATATAGCGAGGGAACCGAGATATTGTACTTCCCCTGCTGCATCCCGGAATATGATGCCAGTGTTCGGAGGGTGGCCCGGGCTGCCGTCAATATCCTGAAAAAAGCCGGAGTCGACTTCGGTATACCGGGTAGTAAGGTAAACTGCTGTGGTGAAAGTGTCCGTAAAGCCGGCGACGAGAAGGTCTTCGAGCGCCTCGCCAGGAGTAACATCCGTACTTTTGCCGAAATGGGAGTTAAAAAGGTGGTTACCTCATCCCCACACTGCTACCACACCTTCAGGAATGAATATCCCGGGCTGGGAGGTGACTTCGAGACTATTCATTTATCCCAGTATCTGCTTGAACTTATCAGGGAAAACCGCTTAAGCTTTAGCAGAGAAGTAAACAAAAAGGTTGCCTATCACGACCCCTGCTATCTGGGGCGTTATAACGATATCTACGAGGAGCCGCGCCAGGTACTGGAGAGCATCCCCGGTCTGGAATTGATCGAACTGCCGGATTGTCGGGAAAACAGCTTGTGTTGCGGTGGCGGCGGCGGCCGGATATGGATGGAAACCAAAAGCGGCGAGAGGTTTTCCGACATGCGAGTAGAACAGGCTCTTGCTGCAGGCGCTGATGTCCTGGCCGTGGCATGCCCCTACTGTATGCTCAACTTCGACGATAGCGTGACGACTATGGAAAAGGGTGATTTTATCGAGATCAGGAGTATTTCAGAATTAGTAAGCGAAGCAATCTAGCCAGCAGTATTACGGGAAATAAACCGCGCATCGGCGTATATGTCTGTCACTGCGGCAGCAATATCGCCGGAACTGTAGATACGGAAGAACTAACCGGGTTCGCCCGTGGTTTAGACTCGGTGATAGTAGCCCGCGACTATGTCTTCATGTGCTCCGAGCCCGGGCAGGAAATGATCGGCAAAGATATCAGGGACCTGGGCCTTAATCGGGTAGTGGTAGCTGCCTGCTCTCCGATAATGCACGAGTCCACCTTC is drawn from Dehalococcoidales bacterium and contains these coding sequences:
- a CDS encoding NAD(P)/FAD-dependent oxidoreductase, translated to MAHRVDVTIIGAGVVGLAVASMVAKGRREVYLLEKNEKFGQEQSSRNSEVVHAGIYYDRGSLKAKLCLEGNSLLYELCEKNGIACRKCGKIIVATNEMESRELEKLYLRGRDNGVPLQMLSGKEMRQLEPNLKGMAAFLSPTTGIVDSYALMNYFFARARENGVQVVYKTEVNGIEKQPDGYQISVNDASGDFSFISRVIINCAGLYSDKVAEMAGIDLEEAGYHLHWCKGEYYSVSGVKNKLLNRLIYPVPTDISVGVHVCFDVDWRLRLGPHFYYVDEIGYKVDDSRKYAFLESSMMKALPFIEPSDLAPETSGILAMLQDKGEGQRDFVIEHEYKRGLPGFVNLVGIESPGLTSSPAIAGYVSRLVDEILGS
- a CDS encoding electron transfer flavoprotein subunit beta/FixA family protein, yielding MTAVRMIVCCKQVPDPEAPPESFRINPELNRIVLPPGVSAVIDPYAERALEAALRVKDDQGGTITVLSLGTNLLPDVVIKPLSMGADELILLDDEAFAGGDSWSTAYALSMAIKKVGDYDLIFCGRQASDWDAGQVGPGIAEMLGLPLVTIARKITVGNGKATVEKVTDDGYEVVEVSLPALVTVSNEVGEPRYPTIKGIMGARKKEPVIWKPDDIGAESSWIGAAGCRTKLLKLFQPVHEGKCEIIEGDSPGEAIANLVAKLKEARIV
- a CDS encoding electron transfer flavoprotein subunit alpha/FixB family protein, giving the protein MAEYKGVMIFGEVREGKLAAVTTELLGCGRNLADALGQELYCLLVGNDITSLAGEAIAYGADRVYVVDTPPMKDYDTDLYLSVSEKVARQVMPCIVLFGQTAIGRDLGPCLAFRLGTAISTDCVELAIEPGSKLLLQTKPVYGDNARATFTCESYPQMATVRARVMSSPERDGSREGQIINVEASLDAPSVRTKVIKRVVEESTGIKLEDANVVVCGGRGIGSAEGFKKLEKLAEILKGAVGASRPPCDNGWVSNSLLVGLTGKIIAPDLYIAVALSGSSQHMTGCSGARNIVAINKDPEANIFKEATLGIIGDWEELLPVFTNKIEELMAGRKKDR
- a CDS encoding (Fe-S)-binding protein — translated: METSAHLVTPLKEVADIINEEGGEILNLCYQCGTCTAVCPWNRVRDFIVRRIIRRGQLGLIDFEGEDIWLCATCNSCVKRCPRGVEIVDVMRALRRVVTEMGIARVPDSLRLTIKNISATGNPLGEAPDKRADWAKDLDVKPYSEGTEILYFPCCIPEYDASVRRVARAAVNILKKAGVDFGIPGSKVNCCGESVRKAGDEKVFERLARSNIRTFAEMGVKKVVTSSPHCYHTFRNEYPGLGGDFETIHLSQYLLELIRENRLSFSREVNKKVAYHDPCYLGRYNDIYEEPRQVLESIPGLELIELPDCRENSLCCGGGGGRIWMETKSGERFSDMRVEQALAAGADVLAVACPYCMLNFDDSVTTMEKGDFIEIRSISELVSEAI